GTGGGTGGATGTGAGCATCCATGTTGTGTGTGcataatttgaaataagattatAGTTCGTCATCCctcttcaaattttccaaacacCCAAGGCTCCCCTTCTAAATCTAAATCCGAAGGCCACTACTGGGAAGGAtccaatcaaaaaaaaaaaaaaaggaagcaattGGACCCAATTTCtccataataacgttttgaaTGCAAAACAGCAAATACAACAGGTTTTCTCCCACGAAATTCTAGGAGTATGAACTGTTGATTGTCCTCTGCTTTCCCCACTGAGAAGAAGTGAAGATTTTGCCCAGATGTTTGCAACACTGGTCATGCATAGAAACCAAATTCCATTAGTGATGTTCTAACAGCTGCTACAACTTAAGTGATCAAGAAATATCGCCAACACTTCCAGACGGGGCAAAAATCAATCTTCTTCAGGTTCAGGAGCAGACTCATTAACCCAGAACTAAGACTTTAGTTGATGGGCAAAGTAATATCTGGACATCACCTATAAGCATTCTGACAGTGACTTACAACTACAAAAGCCAGGGCCATCATCAGAAGAAAAGGCAACAAAGCGGACATATGACATGTTTTCTCAACTTCAAATGGCtgtcttaaatttattcttcaaaCACTCGTAGAGAGAAGTTAAGTTAAAACTCCACAAAGCCACTTACTCAATTGCAATTCATTCGAGCCTGAAGATAACCGTCGTTGTCATGTCTTTTAGCCGGTGATCATGGTTCCAGCTCCTTCGTCCGTCATGATCTCGAGGAGCAACGAATGCGGGACCCTTCCATCAATTATACTCGTCGTCCTCACACCCTGCGCCAACGACCTCACACAGCAATTGACCTTCGGAATCATCCCTCCCGCAACCAACCCCTCCtctatcatcttcttcacccCCTTTATATCAATCTCCTTCACCAAGCTACTGGGATCATTCCGGTCTCGAAGAATCCCCGCGACATCTGTCAACAAAATCAGCTTCTCTGCACCCAATGCAGCTGCCAACTCACCTGCCACTGTGTCGGCATTGATGTTATATGGCTGCCCATCCTTGTCGGCCGCCACAGATGCGATCACGGGAATGTGGCCACTGTCCGTGAGGGGTCGAAGCACGGAGGAGTCGACGGAGGCCACCTCCCCGACGAACCCCAATTGGGCAGCGTTCGGGGCAGGGCGGGCGGTGAGTAGGCAGCCGTCCATGCCGGAGAGCCCGACGGCGGTGGCCCCCGCCTTGTTGATGAGCGAGACCAGGTGCTTGTTCACCTTCCCGACGAGGACCATGGAGACGATCTCCATGGTGGAGGCGTCGGTGACGCGGAGCCCGTCGCGGAACACGGGCTCGATGCCGAGGCGGCCGAGCCAGGAGTTGATCTCGGGGCCCCCGCCGTGGACGAGGACGGGGCGGAGCCCCACGCAGGCGAGGAGGACGAGGTCGTTGACGACGGAGGCGCGGAGGGCCTCGGACTTCATGGCGGCGCCGCCGTACTTGACGACGATGGTCTTGCCCCGGAACTTCTGGATGAAGGGGAGGGACTCGGAGAGGACGTCGACCCGGAACTGCCCCgccggcggggcggcggcggcggcggcgaggaggcggcgacGGAGAGGCGGGGGTGCGGAGAGAGCGGGGGTCTTGGCGGGGGCTAGGGTTCtggggagaggaggagagaggcggaggtggtggtggtggtttccGGTCAGTGCCATCTTCGTTCCTTCCCGGCGCTCCGcctcgcttctctctcttccgccctccctccctctctctctctctctctctcctctgctctgCGGGGCGGCGCTGCGGAGGCGCGGTTTTATTTGCCGTCTGTCTCGGCGAGGGATGCTGACGTGACGatgcgacggcggcggcggggtgCATTTCGCGGACCGTGCGAGTTAGGCTTAGGAGCACGCGCacgcgtgcgtgcgtgcgtgtgcGGCGCCGCGAGGCCTCCTCGACAGTGCCGTTTTCACTTGCCCGGTGATTACGTCACACGGATTTTAAATTTTACGCCAATTACGGAAGATCCCCCGCTGTTGTACATACACCattgaactttcattttattataatttagattaatatcacaaaacatctcaaactagtatGCTTAGGatgaatttattcaaaattaatttttcgatCAGCAAAAACTATAAATTTGTGCACATAActaatttttcatcaaattttatttacGTGATGGTTGACGAGTGAATTGATTTGacattttatctttcatttgttataaatattaatttgtagctttttgtgatattaatataatttaaccggaggtaaatttatcataaatatacatatttgaagtttttaataatcaaaaaattgattttgagtaaatttatcacaaatgtattgaTCTTAGTTAACCCTTTTAATTATTGTCCCTCCACAATTTTTCCCATTAGCACGTGCGCAATATGCATGACTTttaaggaagaaaataatattttcatctcatCTTTTTTAAAAGGGATATATTTTTACTCTTAATTGCTGTAAAAATAAATAGTATAgaaattattaatgaaaataGTAAAAAGATTCGATAAATAGACACACtggtaattaaataaaatatttcgagagatagagtaaaaaatgaatttttaaaaggaaatggTTGTTTGAAATCAAaggtgggttttttttttaaaaaaaagtatttttcatcGATCAACCAGTCATTtgcattgatttattattttgagTATATAAAGAATATCCAGTTTTTGTTAATTGACCTTTTTGTTGttgagacattttttttttctttttacttgatTGTGCTTTGTTCCCTTAAAACATTAATTCTATCAAATTTATTaccaattttcaaatatttctattttgtaatataattgtttgtatttttcttattaatattTAGTTAACTTATCCAGGTAAAAGACATTTCTCAAAAATTGGGATGCAAATACATTTTTGCCCTTTAAAACTCGTGTTTGTTACACATGATAATGGAAATACACGAAGGGTTAACTATTGTAGCAAAATGAAGATTCAAGGGGGTGATATGTAACCGTTGAAGGTAAACAGTAGCACGCCTAAATTTTGTATGTAATTTTCATTAGTAAGGACCGCTGCAAATCAAAGGACCAAGATTGACGAGCACGGTGTTAAcgcctaaattttggcaacccgttTAGTCGtttatcatattaaaaaattaggggttaattttacccctaaaaaaaataattaatcgcataacatatagttttaggtgcatttattttttatttgtatttacaTTGGGCCAGTGACGGATGAATTCGAATTGATGATTCGGAAACTTTAAGTTGATGAGTCGGGCTAAgcccacgaaaaaaaaaaaaagcaaatcgGTCCAAGTCCGTATCCTCGGAGATattttacggatttatctttgtgagatttcaattcaaaagcaaatattacgtttggaaaaaacaaatattgcgtttcgaaaagaaatcttatatggatttggaaaatttaaaaatcctaTCCGTGCCCTACAAATAAGTCACAATTGAGAACACACAGCcgcaaaaaagagagaactcaCGTTCTCCACGGAGAGAGAGGCAATACCGAGGGGAAGACTCCTTTTTCACGAAGGTGGCGATAGAGCTAAGTCAAAATACCGTTCCAGCCGTCTTTTTGGCATTGTGCAGCCTCAGTTCTTCATCTGCAACGCCTTGTTAATAAGTGCTACCCTATTGAGCTGTTGCCGACACCATGGTTTGACGTGCCTGAGTTGTGTCGAGTTCCCCGATGTGCTACCCTCATCACGTTTAAAGCTCTTGGTTTGTGGAATCTCCAGTGAATTGCTCCGACAGATTTTAATCCCAACCCTGAGCACACCACCAAGAGTTGTTTCATCACGCTGAGAAGCATCACCGCAAAAAAAGCCTTGTTGCGATCCGTCACTGACTTTTGCCCCGTGATCTCTCCGAGCTGAGCACCAGCGAAGACCTGTCGTCCAGAAGAGCCGGACCACCAGTGGCTACCCTCATCGATGACCCCGGCCTCGACAACTCGCTACTCGGATTGTGCTGttgaatttctttgttttgcaggCTGACTTGTGTGCCGGTGACCAGGTGGCCATGTCCCTATGATTCTTGAGTATATCGTCCGTGAAGAAAATTCACTCGTGTTCACACTTCGGCGTCCATCAAGTCACGACACTATCGGttgacaaagaagaaaaatacgAGAATTCTCAATGGAATATTTGAATTCACGGCCACTCATGAAGTTCACTCGAAAAGTTATAGTCAAAGGACAAatggtgcgtttgggaagacttttgggaaaagtctttgagaaaaggtaaaagcaaaatgcaaagtctctttggtaaatttatttgtgaaaatccattgtgaaatatttttgtgcaaaataatgtttgggtaaattaaatttgtaaaatacttttattattaaaaaaaaaa
This genomic stretch from Eucalyptus grandis isolate ANBG69807.140 chromosome 3, ASM1654582v1, whole genome shotgun sequence harbors:
- the LOC104437278 gene encoding acetylglutamate kinase, chloroplastic, coding for MALTGNHHHHLRLSPPLPRTLAPAKTPALSAPPPLRRRLLAAAAAAPPAGQFRVDVLSESLPFIQKFRGKTIVVKYGGAAMKSEALRASVVNDLVLLACVGLRPVLVHGGGPEINSWLGRLGIEPVFRDGLRVTDASTMEIVSMVLVGKVNKHLVSLINKAGATAVGLSGMDGCLLTARPAPNAAQLGFVGEVASVDSSVLRPLTDSGHIPVIASVAADKDGQPYNINADTVAGELAAALGAEKLILLTDVAGILRDRNDPSSLVKEIDIKGVKKMIEEGLVAGGMIPKVNCCVRSLAQGVRTTSIIDGRVPHSLLLEIMTDEGAGTMITG